In Gemmatimonadota bacterium, the following are encoded in one genomic region:
- a CDS encoding type II toxin-antitoxin system HicA family toxin: MTDYSKLATLTARQILSALHADGFTLVRQKGSHRHFKHSDGRRVTVSFHHSADTFRRGTLRSMIDLQARWTEEDLRRLELLR; this comes from the coding sequence ATGACCGATTACTCCAAACTCGCCACCCTCACCGCCCGCCAGATCCTCTCCGCACTTCACGCCGACGGCTTCACCCTCGTTCGCCAGAAAGGAAGCCATCGGCACTTCAAGCATTCCGACGGTCGCCGCGTGACAGTTTCGTTTCACCACTCCGCCGACACCTTTCGGCGCGGGACGCTGCGAAGCATGATCGATCTTCAGGCCCGGTGGACCGAGGAAGACCTTCGTCGGTTGGAACTTCTGCGCTGA
- a CDS encoding type II toxin-antitoxin system HicB family antitoxin yields MRSYVFNAVVEPDEDVWRAYVPELEEKGAAAWGNTREEALKNLQEVLQMVIEDLLEDGESLPENARVSEQPAVAVNVG; encoded by the coding sequence ATGCGATCCTATGTATTCAACGCCGTCGTGGAGCCGGACGAAGATGTCTGGCGTGCGTACGTGCCCGAGTTGGAGGAGAAGGGTGCCGCGGCTTGGGGCAACACTCGTGAAGAGGCACTGAAGAACCTTCAGGAAGTGCTTCAGATGGTGATCGAGGATCTGCTCGAAGACGGCGAGTCGTTGCCCGAGAATGCGAGGGTCTCGGAGCAGCCGGCGGTCGCCGTCAACGTCGGATGA